GCGGTGACGTACACGCCCGCGTAGCCGGGGTTGGGCCGGGCGTCTTCCAGGCCCAGGTCGTGCAGGGCCGCGATGGTCGCCTGTTCGAGCAGGCGCAGGAAGTCCGCGACCCGGCGGCCGACGGGGAAGATGGCGTACGCGACGAGCTGGCCGGGGCCGTGGTACGTGACGTCCCCGCCGCGTTCGACGTCCAGCACCTCGATGCCCTGCGTGTGCAGGTAGTCGCGGGTGACGATGATGTTGGTGCCCTCGCGCGCCTTGCGGCCCAGCGTGAGGACGGGCGGGTGTTCCACGAGCAGGAGGGTGGGCGGGGCGTCCCCGGCGGCCACCTGCGCGTGCAGGGTTTTCTGGATGTCCCAGGCGTCCCGGTACGGCGTCACGCCGAGGTCCCGGACGGCGAAGGGGGAGGCGGTCATGCGGCGATTGTACGTCCGCGTGGGGGCCTTTTAACGTGCCCTGGGCGGGAGTCTGCGCCGCATTGACCACGCCGCGTGGTGAATGCCGCGCCCCGCGCTGGTCGAGCCCGTCCATACCGCCCGGACGCCCCGCTGGGGCGCTGCGCCATCTGGCTCAGGGCAGACGCCGCGCCGCGCCTTAGGGTGGGGCATGGAACTGGTGCCCCCCGACGAACGGTTCAAGACGAGCTTCCTGGACGCCGTGCGCGAGGCGCAGGCCACCGGCAGCGGTCTGGGCGACACCCTCAGCTTCGACGTGACCGACATGGAACGCGACTTCCCGGCCTTCCTGGCGCACCTGCGCCGCTTCGAGCCGGGCCACACCCTCCCCGAGGGCTTCGTGCACTCCGAGTACCTGTGGCTGGTGGACGGGAGCACGTACCTGGGCCGCGCCAGCATCCGCCACACCCTGAACGCCCGCCTGCGCGAGTTCGGCGGTCACATCGGCTACGAGGTCCGGCCTGGCGCCCGCCGCCAGGGGCACGCCACCCGCATCCTCGCCGGGTCGCTGCGCCGCGCCCGGCAGCTGGGCATCGAGTCGGCCCTCGTGACCTGCGACGCCGACAACACCGGTTCGCGCCGCACCATCGAGAAGAACGGCGGCGTGCTCGAAGGGCAATTCATGGTGCCTGACCACCCGAAGCCCATCCTGCGTTTCTGGGTGCCCACCGCACCGGCCTGACTTGCCGCCTGAATGCCGGAGGGGGACCGCTGCGTGATGGCAGGCGGTCCCCCTCCGGTCGGGTGCGATCAGGGTTCGCGCAGTTCTGCGGCTTTCTGCTCCATCTGCCGCGCCAGATCCTCCAGCGCTTCGGCCTGATCCTCGGGCGCGTCGCCGGTACCACCCAGCTGATCGGCGACCGCTTCGCCAATGCGAGATAAGGCGTCCAGCTGGTGCGGGGAGTTGTCCAGTTCGCCCAGCCGGTGCACGAGGTGCTCACCGGCCTCGCCTAGCACCTGCGCCTCGTTCTCGGCGCTCAGGGCGTGCAGCTGCGCCACCTGCCCATGGAACTCGGTGCTGACACGTTCCAGTTCGCCCAGCTGCTCCAGCGTGTTGGCCTGCGCGCGCGCCGCCTGGATGATCAGGTTCAGCGTCTCGACCTGCTGGCGCACGCGGCGGCTCAGGCGGTCCAGTTGCCCGGCACTCACGTCCGTGACCGGGGTGCGGGTCACGTCGTCGAGCGCCTCGGTGACCAGGGCGTCCAGGGTCTGCGCGGCCGTGAACTGCGCCTCGCCACTTTCCAGGATGCGGCGCAGGGCGTCCACGTGGTCCTGGCGGCCCGGTTCGTCACTGATGGGCAGTTCCCGCAGCTGCGTGGAGGTGAGGTGCAGCACCTCGCGTAGCGCGTCGGTGGCCGCCAGTCCCTCGCGGCCCGTCTGGATGATGATATTCAGTGCGCTCGTCTGCGCCCAGCCGGCCGCGCCGACATGCTGGCGCGCGCGGACCTCGGACACGCGGCGGCGCTGCGCGAGGGACGCCTCCTGCACCTGAGCAAGCTGGCGTGACGTCCCTTCCTGAGTGGTCATAGCGTCCAGCATCACACTCTGCTCCCGTCATGAAGGTGAGGTAAAGACGATTTGGCTGCCCTCGTCCCACTGCGCGCCGCTTGCCGGGGCGGCCGGTGCCTGCGTATACTGTCACGGTTTGGTCGCCCGCACCGGCGATCAGTGCAACAGGAGCATGAACGTCTCTGCCCGCAGACAGCGGGACGGTGGGACGGTCCGCTGCCCGGAGGAGTCAACCATGCAGCACGCAATCAAAGTGAACCGTGGCGCCATTCTGCGCGCCGTCGAGCAGCCCCACCTGAAGGCCGACCTGCCCGAGTTCCGCCCCGGCGACACCGTCCGCGTGGAAACGAAGGTCGTCGAAGGCAACCGCACCCGCAACCAGGCCTTCGAGGGCGTCGTGATCGCCATCAACGGCACCGGCAGCCGCAAGAGCTTCACCGTCCGCAAGATCTCCTTCGGTGAAGGCGTGGAGCGCGTGTTCCCCTTCAACAGCCCCCTGGTCGCCAAGATCGCCGTGCTGGAGCGCGGCAAGGTCCGCCGCGCCAAGCTGTACTACCTGCGCGAACTGCGCGGCAAGGCCGCCCGCATCAAGAGCGACCGCAGCCGCGTGATGAAGGACGCCGCCGCCAAGAACGCCGCCAAAGCCACGAGCGAGGAGTAACCCCCCGCCTCTACACGCGCCGCCCCCCACGTGGGGGGCGGCGCGCGGCCTTTCCCACCCACCCGCGCCCCAGACCCGCTACCGTAGGACCGTGATGCCCACCGCGCTGCTCGCCCTTGACCTGGACGGCACCCTGATCGACGCGGACTCGCAGCCCGCGCCGGACCTGCTGCCGGAACTGCTCTGCTGGGTGGAAGGCGGCGCGCATGTGGCCGTCATCACGGCGCGCGGCGGCAAGACGCCTCTGCTCAGCGGCTGGCCGCTGCACTCCGTGTCCCGCTGCTACGGCGCGTGGCTGCAGACCGGCGACACCGTCCGCTGGAGCCGCACCCTGCCCACACCGGTCCTGCAGGCCGCCATGAGCCGACTGAACCGCTGGGAACTGAATCCCGCGCAGGGCAAGACGGTCATCGTGACCGAGGACCCCCGCCACACCCTGCGCAGCAGCGACCCGGATTTCGCGGACCACTGGCGCGCGCCGCGCGGCGCGCTGAAACTGGTGCACGGCCAGCCGGACGTCAGCCGGCTGGACGAACTGCAGGCGCAGTGGGCGCTGCTGCCGGACGTCACGGTCATCCGGGAGCGCCGCACCCGCCTGGCCCTGGTGCGCGGCGACGGCTGCAAGGGCGCGGCGCTGCGGGACCTCGCGGCGGCCCTGAACGTCCCGGGCGACCGGATCGTGGCGGCCGGCGACGGACCCGCCGACGCGGCGATGCGCCCGCACGCCGGGACGTTCCTGCAGGTCGGGACGCACCCGGCGCTGGACGGCACCCCGCGCCGCGTGAGCAGCCCGGCCGAGATGCCGTGGGCCCTCGCGCGCTGCCGGGCCGAGTTGCTAGGCTGCCCCGCGTGAACCTGCCCGCGCATCTTCCGGCCACGCTGCCGCTGCTGATGGCCTTCGACCTGGACGGCACCCTGATTCCCGACGCGGGACGCGCCGCCACGCCCGACGTGATCGGCGCGCTGGGCCGGTTGCGGGCGCTGGGGGTGCAGCTGG
The DNA window shown above is from Deinococcus sedimenti and carries:
- the lipB gene encoding lipoyl(octanoyl) transferase LipB; its protein translation is MTASPFAVRDLGVTPYRDAWDIQKTLHAQVAAGDAPPTLLLVEHPPVLTLGRKAREGTNIIVTRDYLHTQGIEVLDVERGGDVTYHGPGQLVAYAIFPVGRRVADFLRLLEQATIAALHDLGLEDARPNPGYAGVYVTARDVNGLTYDQKIASFGVAVQRHVALHGLALNVNANLQHFDLIVPCGLTQTHMTSVQREYDLRGLNRAASMPEARDALTRAFHTTFAQYDWTLPTPAAAGS
- a CDS encoding GNAT family N-acetyltransferase, with amino-acid sequence MELVPPDERFKTSFLDAVREAQATGSGLGDTLSFDVTDMERDFPAFLAHLRRFEPGHTLPEGFVHSEYLWLVDGSTYLGRASIRHTLNARLREFGGHIGYEVRPGARRQGHATRILAGSLRRARQLGIESALVTCDADNTGSRRTIEKNGGVLEGQFMVPDHPKPILRFWVPTAPA
- the rplS gene encoding 50S ribosomal protein L19; the protein is MQHAIKVNRGAILRAVEQPHLKADLPEFRPGDTVRVETKVVEGNRTRNQAFEGVVIAINGTGSRKSFTVRKISFGEGVERVFPFNSPLVAKIAVLERGKVRRAKLYYLRELRGKAARIKSDRSRVMKDAAAKNAAKATSEE
- a CDS encoding HAD hydrolase family protein: MPTALLALDLDGTLIDADSQPAPDLLPELLCWVEGGAHVAVITARGGKTPLLSGWPLHSVSRCYGAWLQTGDTVRWSRTLPTPVLQAAMSRLNRWELNPAQGKTVIVTEDPRHTLRSSDPDFADHWRAPRGALKLVHGQPDVSRLDELQAQWALLPDVTVIRERRTRLALVRGDGCKGAALRDLAAALNVPGDRIVAAGDGPADAAMRPHAGTFLQVGTHPALDGTPRRVSSPAEMPWALARCRAELLGCPA